TTGTCGCCGATATATTCCAGCACTTTGTAGTTAAGAATATCAGGTCCTGAACAGTGTATTAAATTTATTTTTTCGTTTTCAAACAGGTTATTTAGAATATTTTTTAGTTCTTCAGAAATAACTCCATTTTGCAAGGTATTGCAGTTTATAACCGTGCAATTGCACAATTCCAGATACTTGTTTATGAAAATATTTTTATAGTTTGCCTTGTCTAAAACTACAATTATGTTATTTCCATTAGAGTACAGCTTTTTCATAACCGGCACCATAGGCGCCATGCCGATTCCTCTGGCTATAATCACCGAAGTGCCTTCCCTGCTTCTGTAAATATTTCTTAGTCCTAAATCTCCGTTCCAGTAAGGGCCTCTGACTAAAATAACATCATTTTCCTTTAAAAGGTTTATGCTCTTTGTCTTTGGACCCTTTACTTCAATTGCCACTGTCAAAAGATTGTCGTCCACATTAGTCTCCATGATGGATATAGGAACATCATAAAATTGAGAGGTTTTTGGAGTTCTCAAAAAAACATAGCTTCCTGGATGAACTAAATTCTTAACAAGTTCATGAGGAGCTGAAATAGAAATAACAATAATATTTTTTTCCACTGTTTCTTTTTTTGCTACTTTACAGCTGTATATCTTTCTTCCCTGCTTAGCTTTACCGCTGTTCCATATATATTCCTGATATATGCAAACACCCTTCCAATTAATACAATCACAGAATGTTTTCCCGTTGAGCTGCGAACAAGTTAAGCAGTCCCCTGTCTCAGCCAAATGGCAGGGACAGTATTCCGTACCTGCATCTATGCAGTCGCGTATTTCATAGTTCACTTTAACCCCTCCCTAAAGCCCGTAATACCTATACTATTAAGTTATTTTGACATTGAGAAAAGTGTGACAATAAAATTAAGAATTGAAACCTACTATAAAAATTTAAATAAAAAAAGAAAGCCCTTAAGGCTTTCCGAGTATTATATAACTTTCTTAAATACCTAACAATCTTCTTAGTATACCTTTTTTATTAATATTTCTATCAGCTATAAGAGGCTTAGAATATATCTTCTTTCCTTCTGTGTATATATCAACATTTCCAAGCTTAAAGTCTTTCTTTATAGGACCAGTTATCTCATAATTTGGTTTTATGACTTTCACCTCATAATCTAAGCCCTGCTTAACTGGTATTATTATATCCTCTTCAGCAAGAAGCTGAAGCTTTTCCTTTTCGTTATCTACTGGTACCTCACTAACTACGTCACCTTTTGAGAAGAACTTTTTATATTCATAATTTTTAACTACATAATCATTTATCTTCTCTGTTTCCTTCCATCTTCCTGGTGAGTTGAGCACAACAATTATAACATCATGGTCTTTTATTGTAACGGAGGTAACAAGGCATTTGCCTGCCTGACCTGTATAACCTGTTTTAACTCCTGTTGAGTTTTCAAGCATTGACAATATTTTATTTATGTTATGAAAGCTTCTTGTAAATCCTTCTTCATTACCATCTACGTCCTTTGACTTAACTATTTCATTGAACAATTGATTTTCTCGAGCTTTTGCAGTTATAACAGCCAAGTCATAAGCTGTTGAATAATGGTTTTGGCTGTCTAAGCCATGTGGTGATTCAAAATGAGTATTATATACACCAATTTGATTTGCATATTCGTTCATAAGTCTTACAAACTCGTCAACGCTTCCTGCTAAGCCTTCTGCTATAGCAATTGCTGCATCATTTCCTGAACGAAGCATTAAACCATATATAAGTTCCTTTAAAGGAACTTTTTCTCCTTTTTTATAGCCAACAGTTGATCCTCTTATGGAAGCTGCCTTAGCTGATATTTCTATCTTTCTGTCTAAATCTCCATAATTTAAGGCAACTAAAGCAGTCATTATTTTAGTTGTGCTTGCCATAGGAACTAGCATGTGAGCATTTTTCTCGTATAGTACCACTTTTGACTTAGCATCTATTGCAACTGCAGTCCTTGCGTCAATATAAGGTTCTGCTGCCTTGACCTTAACCTCAATTAAATTTGCACTAATCAAAGCCGTTATCACTATATATGAAAATATTTTATAAAATTTCCTATGCATTATAATCACCTCACAGTTGTTTTTCAAAATTACATACTATTATATATTTTTTCACTTATAGCTTTTATTAGTCATAAAAAATTATGGAAGGAGTTCTTATTTGATACATAATCACTGCTGCTGCTTATAAAATGTTATACATTGGTTATAATACCTTATATATCTACTGGAGGATTTAGTTATGAAGTGGAGCATTTTCATTTTCCTTGCAATTTTACTTATTATGTTTATTCCTATACCAATAAAGCTCACTGCAGCCTATAGTAATAACCAGTTATGCTTGTACATATTCAATTTTAATATAAAGCTGAAGAAAAAAGAAAAAAAATCTAGCAAGTCAAATAAAAAAAAGAAGACTTCAAAGCTTCCTAAAATTGATTTTCAAGATGCACGATTGCTTGTAACTAAGCTGGAGTGCCTTCGATTCAAACCTACTCTTAGAATGAAGATAAGCCTTAATTACGGACTTTTAGATGCTAGCAGCACAGGCATAGCTTATGGAGTTTTAAACACTTTTTCTCCCTTTCTGTATAAGCTTTTAACCATAGTGTTTAAGGTAAAAAAATATGATATGGATGTTAAACCAAATTTTAATGAGCTTATGGTTGCAGCAAGCGTTAACAGTATAATTTTCATCAATTTAGCTAAAATTATTTACATAGTAGCTGTACTTCTTAAATCCTTAAAATTTATTAAACAGAAAAAGAATTATGCATACAGCAATTCTTAATTATTAGATTGGAGGATATTACATGGACGGTCATCCTATTGATAATCTCATGAAAACAACCATGGAACATATTAAAGAAATGGTAGATGTAAATACCATTGTAGGTGATCCTATAGAAGCCAAGGACGGCTCTGTTATTATACCTGTATCAAAGGTTTCTTTTGGTTTTGCTTCAGGCGGAAGCGAATTTAATTCTCCAGATTGCAAGGAAAACAAGTCTAAGCTTCCTTTTGGCGGCGGATCAGGTGCAGGAGTAAATGTTAGACCAATAGCTTTTTTAGTTATTAAAAATGACTCTGTAAGGCTTCTGCCAGTAGAATACGATAATCCTTTTGACAAACTTTTAGACTCTATACCTCAGCTAGTAGAAACAGTAAAAAATCTTACAAATAAAAATAAGGCTAAGGAAAAAGAATGCTGTGACAAAAAAATAGACTAAGGAACACTTTTCCTTAGTCTTTCTTAGTTTTAGTTTCTTCGTCATATTGTTCCTTGGCCTCATTGTCAAAGCCTAAAATATCATTTAAAGATGGCATCTGCTTTAAATTCTCAAGACCAAAAGCTACAAGGAACTTATCTGTTGTGGAATAAAGTATAGGTCTTCCTGCAACTTCAAGTCTTCCTGTCTCCTTAATAAGACCTTTTTCTAAAAGAGTTAAAACAGCTCTATCACTTTTAACCCCTCTTATTTCATCTATGCTTACTCTTGTTATTGGCTGTTTATAAGCAATTATAGCTAGAGTTTCAAGTGCTGCCTGAGATAGGGATTGTCTTGAATTTGTCTTTAAAAGCTTTTGCAAATAGGCGCTGTTTTGTGGTTTGGTAACAAGCTGATACTCATCGTTAATATTAATTACTTTAATCCCTCTATCCTCTGCCTCGTATCTTTCCTCAAGCTCTT
The genomic region above belongs to Clostridium swellfunianum and contains:
- a CDS encoding sulfide/dihydroorotate dehydrogenase-like FAD/NAD-binding protein, which gives rise to MNYEIRDCIDAGTEYCPCHLAETGDCLTCSQLNGKTFCDCINWKGVCIYQEYIWNSGKAKQGRKIYSCKVAKKETVEKNIIVISISAPHELVKNLVHPGSYVFLRTPKTSQFYDVPISIMETNVDDNLLTVAIEVKGPKTKSINLLKENDVILVRGPYWNGDLGLRNIYRSREGTSVIIARGIGMAPMVPVMKKLYSNGNNIIVVLDKANYKNIFINKYLELCNCTVINCNTLQNGVISEELKNILNNLFENEKINLIHCSGPDILNYKVLEYIGDKVDFSCCNNAKMCCGEGVCGACSTRFKGHKVKKLCKVQIEPKYIFEGRRFI
- a CDS encoding D-alanyl-D-alanine carboxypeptidase family protein; this encodes MHRKFYKIFSYIVITALISANLIEVKVKAAEPYIDARTAVAIDAKSKVVLYEKNAHMLVPMASTTKIMTALVALNYGDLDRKIEISAKAASIRGSTVGYKKGEKVPLKELIYGLMLRSGNDAAIAIAEGLAGSVDEFVRLMNEYANQIGVYNTHFESPHGLDSQNHYSTAYDLAVITAKARENQLFNEIVKSKDVDGNEEGFTRSFHNINKILSMLENSTGVKTGYTGQAGKCLVTSVTIKDHDVIIVVLNSPGRWKETEKINDYVVKNYEYKKFFSKGDVVSEVPVDNEKEKLQLLAEEDIIIPVKQGLDYEVKVIKPNYEITGPIKKDFKLGNVDIYTEGKKIYSKPLIADRNINKKGILRRLLGI
- a CDS encoding DUF2953 domain-containing protein — protein: MKWSIFIFLAILLIMFIPIPIKLTAAYSNNQLCLYIFNFNIKLKKKEKKSSKSNKKKKTSKLPKIDFQDARLLVTKLECLRFKPTLRMKISLNYGLLDASSTGIAYGVLNTFSPFLYKLLTIVFKVKKYDMDVKPNFNELMVAASVNSIIFINLAKIIYIVAVLLKSLKFIKQKKNYAYSNS
- the ytfJ gene encoding GerW family sporulation protein, producing the protein MDGHPIDNLMKTTMEHIKEMVDVNTIVGDPIEAKDGSVIIPVSKVSFGFASGGSEFNSPDCKENKSKLPFGGGSGAGVNVRPIAFLVIKNDSVRLLPVEYDNPFDKLLDSIPQLVETVKNLTNKNKAKEKECCDKKID
- the scpB gene encoding SMC-Scp complex subunit ScpB — its product is MKKTYISQVEMEQLSKKQVYFSIIESLLFVSGEPLKLRDIASIIEADLDVAKEIIEELEERYEAEDRGIKVININDEYQLVTKPQNSAYLQKLLKTNSRQSLSQAALETLAIIAYKQPITRVSIDEIRGVKSDRAVLTLLEKGLIKETGRLEVAGRPILYSTTDKFLVAFGLENLKQMPSLNDILGFDNEAKEQYDEETKTKKD